From a region of the Falco peregrinus isolate bFalPer1 chromosome 5, bFalPer1.pri, whole genome shotgun sequence genome:
- the MPRIP gene encoding myosin phosphatase Rho-interacting protein isoform X4 — protein sequence MAAKDNPCRKFQANIFNKSKCQNCFKPRESHLLNDEDLNQAKPIYGGWLLLAPEGTDFDNPVHRSRKWQRRFFILYEHGLLRYALDEMPTTLPQGTINMNQCTDVVDGESRTGQKFSLCILTPEKEHFIRAENKEIISGWLEMLIVYPRTNKQNQKKKRKVEPPTPQEPGPAKMAVTSSNIPSAEKVPATKSTLWQEEMRGKDQADGSSSISPAQSPVQGQAGAASSLKDPVLDSKEDESSMNGERIDCGRKTRVESGYFSLEKTKQDSKLEEQQLPPPPSPPSPSTPNNSCLMHKDSSSRDVGRGAEKSGRPLSFKASRQYTTLADVPKAIRISNREAFQVERKRLERRTRARSPGREEVARLFGSERRRSQVIEKFEALDIENAEHMETNVSAGAGLSSETRQGRSEKRVFPRKRDFACEGAAVGAILDVSASPLSPHRRAKSLDRRSTESSMTPDLLNFKKGWLTKQYEDGQWKKHWFVLTDQSLRYYRDSVAEEAADLDGEIDLSTCYDVTEYPVQRNYGFQIHTKEGEFTLSAMTSGIRRNWIQTIMKHVRPTTAPDVTSSLPEEKSKTSSSFETGPKPSEKPDAEQAELDPEQKRSRARERRREGRSKTFDWAEFRPIQQALVQERANAADSSSSGSAAFPRDTGATDADPGELERERARRREERRKRFEMIDTVDGAGSEEALRMEVDRILPVPADIKLQNVHVEIEQRWHQVETTPLREEKQIPITPLHLAHAEDRDEGLTKQHLTTLLEKELEQKQKEALELLEQNRHLQDQLKVALGREQSAREGYVLQTEVAASPSGAWQRLHKVNQDLQSELEAQCQRQELINQQIQSLKRSYAEAKDVIRHHEAEIQSLQARLSNAAAELSIKEQTLAKLKSDLRSEKEKAKEQLEEWQHSEATLSSQLKASEQKLKSAEALLLEKTQELRDLEMQQALQRDHQKEVQRLQDRIADLSRQLNASEQARILMEEKLQKNYEALLESCEREKQVLIRSLKEVEDKANEYENQLQNSEQQMEILQKEKLSAKFEGSELVHQLEEQLVMKEASIQKLAEHIKELERERDQIKCRFHELMNQVAESDNEVAKLQAKLKMEETNYHNLEQSFEEVSDQFQGVQEVLKEKEEELRHVKEMHLRIVEKKDQDLSEALVKMVALDSSLEETKVKLKAKEEALKKLAGVGTGLCAEEVEDLGPSLEADESHPSQPGQTLQTQDVLPALSYALKEEDDEVLQTSQRQAEEFGSPSKAVELQDQEFVQKALAKPDVGIMGAKRQRIRFSSIQCQKYIHPDGSEKNWTSSTSSDTSQDRSLSEESMSSEPALGYPSSGTSDSETYLSIIHSLETKLYITEEKLKDVTMKLESQHGHNQETLIALHHQWASTESQLREQLQTSLSQVSSLISQLESERQEKFKLIENHVSELGSFQMKNDQALTCLEKCREQLRSLPESDKEKEGDLFLVTLSSMETTLSNAIYALRGAPVPSEYQQSDSLITEGSTPEGVFLGEEERVSKEHVPKEQRAEMFDASQLRWLSERVAFEASLINQIAESLKNASSEISQLLREMQGTAEVVLLEPANVSHTAVDLASVLSKKLLLEGEFWSQVEELRAHLSTREGETEGKTETTGLGPSPCFLSAVADATLVKAELGFVAQKMRESFHQRLKTIEEDLHNTKTALQQHKCMLEEIIKAYRTPDFDGVMHQISEALEIQKDASERAQISWDGSCLQMVPCQELAKVEEIGSLPECSSKALVSIQEDLAQQLKDKANVLKEISVALLSLPPEEAMRDCQKLLKISESLSYHSCMGDLERYSSLLVHDAVVQAQVCYAACKVRLEYEREMKSYKESLQSMDALCQERVKTVSLLRDEYEDLLRKQQGEYGEVIAMLERENADLKAKVSQLDSQRRLLEEEEHKHSKSLSELQGRYEEEIRNVIEQLNRTEDALKAERTESLNQLDAIVRDKQNMEQYHLEQMQMLEDKFQAKIKELQVIHGEELQALQEHYSQNLQRLQETLDEYQRQHPEASPTAGPGGGDPWVAGEAGGTGQGPDSELDSMHGLRERIQELEAQMNVMRDELENKHLEGNASTLREKYQKDFENLKATCERGFAAMEETHQKKIEDLQRQHQRELEKLREEKDRLLAEETAATISAIEAMKNAHREELERELEKSQRSQISSVNADIEALRRQYLEELQSVQRELEVLSEQYSQKCLENAHLAQALEAERQALRQCQRENQELNAHNQELNNRLAAEITRLRTLLTGEGGGEAAGSPLTQGKDAYELEVLLRVKESEIQYLKQEISSLKDELQTALRDKKYASDKYKDIYTELSIVKAKADCDISRLKEQLKAATEAQGEKSPVNTTVSGYDIMKSKSNPDFLKKDRSSVSRQLRNIRSKSLKEGLTVQERLKLFESRDLKKD from the exons atggCTGGAGATGCTGATAGTCTATCCGAGGACAAACAAGCAGAAccagaagaagaagaggaaggtaGAGCCCCCAACTCCCCAG GAACCTGGTCCTGCTAAGATGGCCGTGACCAGCAGCAACATCCCCAGTGCAGAGAAGGTCCCTGCCACCAAGTCCACGCTTTGGCAGGAAGAAATGAGGGGCAAAGACCAAGCGGACGGGAGCAGCAGCATCAGCCCAGCGCAGAGCCCTGtgcaaggccaggctggggctgccagctccctgaAGGATCCCGTGCTGGACAGCAAGGAAG ACGAGAGCTCCATGAATGGAGAGCGGATAGACTGTGGGCGGAAGACGCGTGTTGAGAGCGGGTACTTTTCCTTGGAGAAGACCAAGCAAGACTCGaagctggaagagcagcagctgccgcCCCCACCaagcccacccagccccagcaccccaaacAACAG TTGTCTCATGCACAAGGactccagcagcagagatgtAGGAAGGGGAGCTGAAAAATCGGGGCGTCCCCTTTCTTTTAAAGCCAGCCGGCAGTACACCACCCTGGCCGACGTTCCCAAGGCCATTAGGATCAGTAATCGTGAGGCCTTCCAGGTGGAGAGGAAGCGGCTAGAGCGGAGAACCCGGGCCCGTAGCCCTGGGAGAGAAGAAGTGGCCCGGCTCTTTGGCAGTGAGAGAAG GCGATCCCAGGTAATTGAAAAATTTGAGGCATTAGATATTGAGAACGCGGAGCACATGGAAACGAATGTGTCGGCCGGGGCTGGCCTTTCCAGCGAGACGCGGCAGGGCAGGAGCGAGAAGAGGGTTTTCCCACGGAAACGG GACTTCGCTTGCGAAGGTGCAGCTGTGGGCGCCATCCTGGATGTGTCTGCATCTCCTCTGTCCCCGCATCGCCGGGCAAAGTCACTGGACAGAAGGTCCACAGAGTCCTCTATGACG CCCGACCTGCTGAACTTCAAGAAGGGCTGGTTGACAAAGCAGTACGAGGACGGACAG TGGAAGAAGCACTGGTTTGTGCTGACTGACCAGAGCCTGAGATACTACCGGGATTCCGTGGCAGAGGAG gcagctgacCTGGATGGAGAAATTGATTTATCCACATGCTACGATGTTACCGAGTACCCGGTTCAGCGAAACTACGGCTTCCAGATCCAC ACGAAGGAAGGGGAGTTCACCCTCTCCGCCATGACATCGGGCATTCGTCGCAACTGGATCCAGACCATCATGAAGCACGTCCGCCCCACCACTGCTCCTGATGTAACAAG CTCCCTGCCGgaagagaaaagtaaaacaagCTCTTCCTTCGAGACTGGTCCAAAGCCGAGCGAGAAGCCAGACGCAGAGCAAGCTGAGCTGGACCCGGAGCAGAAGCGGAGCCGTGCCCGCGAGCGCCGGCGAGAAGGACGGTCCAAGACCTTTGACTGGGCTGAGTTTCGCCCCATCCAGCAAGCCCTGGTGCAGGAGCGTGCAAACGCTGCAGACTCCTCCAGTAGCGGCTCTGCCGCCTTCCCCAGGGACACTGGTGCCACCGACGCCGACCCGGGAGAGCTGGAGCGGGAGCGGGCCCGGCGGCGTGAGGAGAGGCGCAAGCGCTTTGAGATGATCGATACTGTGGACGGGGCAGGGTCAGAAGAGGCACTAAGGATGGAGGTGGACCGGATCCTGCCCGTCCCAGCAGACATCAAACTGCAGAATGTCCACGTAGAGATTGAGCAGCGCTGGCACCAGGTGGAGACCACCCCGCTGCGGGAGGAGAAGCAGATCCCCATCACACCCCTGCACCTCGCCCACGCTGAAGACCGGGACGAGGGGCTGACAAAGCAGCACTTGACCACACTGTTGGAGAAGGAG ctggagcagaagcagaaggaggCCCTGGAGCTCCTGGAGCAGAACCGGCACCTGCAGGACCAGCTGAAAGTGGCACTGGGACGGGAGCAGAGCGCCCGGGAGGGCTACGTGTTGCAG ACCGAGGTGGCCGCCTCGCCATCAGGTGCCTGGCAGAGGCTCCATAAAGTCAACCAAGACCTCCAAAGCGAGCTGGAAGCCCAATGCCAGCGTCAAGAGCTGATCAATCAGCAGATTCAGTCGCTGAAGCGCAGCTATGCCGAGGCCAAGGACGTGATCCGGCACCACGAAGCCGAGATTCAGAGCCTGCAGGCGAGGCTCAGTAATGCGGCGGCCGAGCTCTCCATCAAGGAGCAGACCCTGGCCAAGCTCAAGAGCGACTTGAGGAGCGAGAAGGAGAAAGCCaaagagcagctggaggagtGGCAGCACAGCGAGGCCACGCTTAGCTCCCAGCTGAAGGCCAGCGAGCAGAAGCTGAAGAGCGCAGAGGCTCTCCTCCTGGAGAAGACCCAGGAGCTGCGGGACCTGGAGATGCAGCAGGCTTTGCAAAGGGACCACCAGAAGGAGGTCCAGCGGCTCCAAGACAGGATCGCGGACCTGAGCAGGCAGCTGAATGCTAGTGAGCAAGCGCGGATCCTCAtggaggagaagctgcagaagaatTACGAGGCTCTGCTGGAGAGCTGTGAGAGGGAAAAGCAGGTTTTAATACGGAGTCTGAAGGAGGTGGAGGATAAGGCCAACGAGTACGAGAACCAGCTGCAAAACAGCGAGCAGCAAATGGAGATTCTGCAGAAGGAGAAACTGAGTGCAAAATTTGAAGGCAGTGAGCTCGTCCaccagctggaggagcagctggtgATGAAGGAGGCCAGCATCCAGAAACTCGCAGAGCACATCAAGGAGcttgaaagagagagagatcagATCAAATGTCGGTTCCATGAGCTCATGAATCAGGTTGCCGAGTCAGATAATGAAGTTGCGAAGCTGCAAGCCAAGTTGAAGATGGAAGAGACCAACTACCACAATCTGGAGCAATCGTTCGAGGAGGTGTCGGATCAGTTCCAGGGTGTGCAGGAggtgctgaaagaaaaagaagaagagcTGAGACACGTTAAGGAAATGCACTTGAGAATTGTGGAGAAGAAAGATCAAGATCTCAGTGAGGCTTTGGTTAAAATGGTTGCTTTAGATAGCAGTTTAGAGGAGACTAAAGTAAAGCTAAAGGCCAAGGAGGAGGCTTTAAAGAAATTAGCTGGTGTAGGCACAGGTCTGTGTGCTGAGGAGGTGGAAGACCTTGGCCCCAGTCTTGAGGCTGACGAAAGTCATCCATCCCAACCAGGGCAGACCCTGCAAACTCAGGATGTCCTCCCAGCTCTGAGTTACGCACTGAAGGAGGAGGACGATGAGGTTCTCCAGACCAGCCAGAGGCAAGCGGAGGAGTTTGGCTCGCCGTCCAAAGCTGTAGAGCTCCAGGACCAAGAGTTCGTTCAGAAAGCCTTAGCAAAGCCTGATGTAGGAATCATGGGGGCCAAGAGGCAAAGAATCCGTTTCTCAAGCATCCAGTGCCAAAAGTACATCCACCCAGACGGATCGGAGAAAAACTGGACGAGCAGTACCTCTTCGGACACAAGCCAAGACAGATCGCTGTCTGAAGAAAGCATGTCATCAGAGCCAGCTCTTGGTTACCCATCATCAGGAACGAGCGACTCTGAGACCTATCTCTCCATCATCCATTCCCTGGAAACCAAACTTTATATTACAGAGGAAAAACTCAAAGATGTAACGATGAAGCTGGAAAGCCAGCACGGCCATAATCAGGAGACACTCATCGCCCTTCACCATCAGTGGGCCAGCACAGAGTCTCAGCTGCGGGAACAACTTCAGACCAGCTTATCCCAAGTCAGTTCTTTGATCTCACAGCTGGAGAGTGAGAGGCAGGAAAAGTTCAAGCTCATAGAAAATCATGTCAGCGAGCTGGGaagtttccaaatgaaaaatgatCAAGCGCTGACTTGCTTAGAGAAGTGTAGGGAGCAACTAAGATCTTTGCCCGAATCAGACAAGGAAAAAGAGGGCGATTTGTTCCTCGTTACTCTGTCCAGCATGGAAACAACCTTATCAAACGCAATCTACGCCTTGAGAGGGGCGCCAGTCCCATCGGAGTATCAGCAGAGCGATAGCCTTATCACGGAAGGCTCCACTCCAGAAGGAGTTTTTTTGGGAGAAGAGGAGCGTGTCTCCAAGGAGCATGTCCCCAAGGAGCAGCGAGCGGAGATGTTTGACGCCAGCCAGCTGAGATGGCTTTCCGAGAGAGTGGCATTTGAGGCCTCTCTCATCAACCAAATAGCGGAGTCTTTGAAAAATGCAAGCTCTGAGATATCTCAGCTTCTGAGAGAGATGCAGGGAACGGCTGAGGTGGTTCTGTTGGAGCCAGCAAATGTTTCTCATACAGCCGTTGATTTGGCCAGCGTCCTATCtaagaagctgctgctggaaggggaGTTCTGGAGCCAGGTGGAGGAGCTGAGAGCCCACTTGAGCACCAGAGAAGGAGAAACTGAgggcaaaacagaaacaacaggTTTGGGCCCTTCTCCGTGTTTTCTCAGTGCTGTAGCAGATGCCACATTGGTCAAGGCAGAACTCGGGTTTGTTgcacagaaaatgagagaatCTTTTCATCAGAGATTAAAAACAATCGAAGAAGACCTCCATAATACCAAAACGGCTCTCCAGCAGCATAAGTGCATGTTGGAGGAGATCATCAAAGCGTACAGGACTCCTGATTTTGACGGAGTTATGCACCAGATTTCTGAAGCACTTGAAATTCAAAAAGATGCTTCAGAAAGAGCCCAAATCTCCTGGGACGGGAGCTGTCTCCAAATGGTGCCGTGTCAGGAACTAGCCAAGGTGGAGGAGATCGGCAGCCTGCCAGAGTGCAGTAGCAAAGCTCTTGTTTCCATTCAGGAAGATCTCGCCCAACAACTAAAGGACAAAGCGAATGTTCTGAAGGAGATCTCTGTTGCCTTACTCTCTCTGCCTCCCGAGGAGGCAATGAGAGACTGTCAGAAGCTCCTGAAGATATCCGAGAGTCTTTCCTATCATTCGTGCATGGGAGACCTTGAACGGTATTCCTCTTTGTTAGTCCATGATGCAGTTGTTCAGGCTCAGGTTTGTTACGCCGCTTGCAAAGTGCGGCTGGAGTACGAGAGAGAGATGAAGTCCTACAAGGAGTCCTTACAGAGCATGGATGCGCTCTGCCAGGAGCGTGTGAAAACAGTCTCTCTCCTTCGGGATGAGTATGAGGACTTGCTCCGAAAGCAGCAGGGTGAGTACGGCGAGGTGATCGCCATGCTGGAAAGGGAGAACGCCGATCTCAAAGCAAAGGTGTCCCAGCTTGACAGCCAGCGAAGGCTcttggaggaagaggagcacaAACACAGCAAGAGCTTGAGCGAGTTACAAGGACGGTATGAGGAGGAGATTCGAAATGTGATAGAGCAACTAAACAGGACAGAGGATGCTCTGAAGGCCGAGAGGACGGAGAGCCTCAACCAGCTGGATGCCATTGTCCGTGACAAGCAGAACATGGAGCAGTATCACCTGGAGCAGATGCAGATGCTGGAGGACAAGTTCCAGGCCAAGATCAAGGAGCTGCAGGTCATCCACGGCGAGGAGCTGCAGGCGCTGCAGGAGCACTACAGCCAGAACCTGCAGCGCCTGCAGGAGACCCTGGATGAGTACCAGAGGCAGCACCCGGAGGCATCGCCCACGGCGGGCCCAGGTGGTGGGGACCCCTGGGTGGCCGGTGAGGCGGGGGGCACTGGGCAGGGCCCCGACAGTGAGCTGGACTCCATGCACGGCCTGAGGGAACGCATCCAGGAGCTGGAGGCCCAGATGAATGTCATGAGGGATGAGCTGGAGAACAAACATCTGGAGGGGAACGCTTCCACCTTGAGGGAAAAGTACCAGAAGGACTTTGAAAACTTAAAG GCAACATGTGAAAGGGGCTTTGCAGCCATGGAGGAGACACACCAGAAGAAGATTGAGGACCTGCAGCGGCAGCACCAGCGGGAGCTGGAGAAGCTGCGGGAGGAGAAAGACCGTCTGTTGGCAGAAGAAACGGCTGCCACTATTTCAG CCATCGAAGCCATGAAGAACGCACACCGGGAGGAGCTGGAGCGAGAGCTGGAGAAGTCTCAGCGCTCCCAGATCAGCAGCGTCAACGCCGACATCGAGGCCCTCCGAAGGCAATACCT GGAGGAGCTGCAGTCGGTGCAGCGGGAGCTGGAGGTGCTTTCGGAGCAGTATTCGCAGAAGTGTCTGGAGAACGCCCACCTGGCGCAGGCGCTGGAGGCTGAGAGGCAGGCCCTCCGCCAGTGCCAGCGGGAGAACCAGGAGCTCAACGCCCACAACCAG gaGCTGAATAACCGCCTGGCTGCGGAGATCACGCGATTGCGGACCCTGCTGACCGGGGAGGGCGGGGGAGAGGCTGCTGGATCGCCTCTCACGCAGGGCAAGGACGCCTACGAGCTGGAG GTCCTGCTGCGGGTCAAAGAATCCGAAATCCAGTACCTGAAGCAGGAGATCAGCTCCCTCAAAGACGAGCTGCAGACGGCACTGAGG GATAAGAAATACGCCAGTGACAAGTACAAGGACATCTACACGGAGCTGAGCATCGTGAAGGCCAAGGCAGACTGTGATATCAGCAGGTTGAAagagcagctgaaagcagccaCAGAAGCTCAGGGAGAGAAATCCCCTGTGAACACCACTGTATCAGGATATG ATATTATGAAATCAAAAAGCAACCCTGATTTCTTGAAGAAAGACAGATCCAGTGTTAGCCGGCAACTAAGGAATATCAGGTCAAAG